Part of the Sulfuricurvum kujiense DSM 16994 genome, TACGTAGCTGTTTTCAGCCCATGACCGCCAAGTTTGATTTTAGCCGCAGCCATAATCTCACCGGCGAGAAGAACCCCTTGTCCACCGACGCCTGTAAATCGTATCGTATGTCTCATGGTTTCTCCTTAGATTTTTTTCGCAAAGTCGTCTTGCGTGATTTTCGCGCGTTTGCCTTGTGCCGCTTCGATGACCATATCGTAAAGATCACAATACTCCGCCTGCTCTACTTCACGTAATACACCCGTCGGGAATTTGTTCATTTGCTCTTCAGGGCTTAATGCTTCCCATTTTTTCAACGGTGTCGTAATGCTGTCAATCCATGCAAGGTTTTCCATCGCATTTGCCATTTTGTTTTTACGGCCAAGGTTGATATGGCAGTTAGACATAATGTCAAAGAACGAGAATCCTTTGTGTGAGAACCCTTTTACAAGAACTTTTTCCAATTTTTTAGGATCAAGCATAGTCTCGCGCGCTACAAACGACGCACCGGCTCCGATAGCAAGTTTACACGCATCGAACGTAGGATCGATATTCCCGTTTTGCGCCGATACACACCACATACCCTGCGGAGTTGTCGGAGAGATTTGGGAATTGGTCAAACCGTAAATAAAGTTGTTGATAAGAATAAAATTCAAATCGATATTACGGCGGCATCCGTGAATGGTATGGTTACCACCGATCGCAAGACCGTCACCGTCACCCGCTACAACGATAACGTGTGCATCAGGACGGGTCAATTTGATACCCGTAGCATACGCAACCGTACGTCCGTGAGTCGTATGTACCGTATTACAGTTGATGTATGAACTGAAACGGCCTGAACATCCGATACCCGATACGACACAGACTTTGTCCATATCCCATTGCATCTTTTCAATGGCACGGATAACAGCTTTTAAGATAACACCGTCGCCACAACCCCAACACCAAAGTGTCGGCATTTTATCTACACGTAAATATTGATCGTAATTGAAAGCCATTAGAACATCTCCTTAACTTTAGCTACCATTTCAAGCGGCGCAATCGGACGACCGTTTGCTTTATGAAGCGTACCGAAATCGCTACGTCCTGTTACACGTTCGATCTCTTTGAGGTATTGACCCATATTAAGCTCGGTTACGAAAATTTTGTCAAATTTTTGACCGATCTCTTTAAGTTTTTTTACCGGGCTCGGCCAGATAGTAATCGGGCGGAAAAGACCTGCTTTAATACCGTCATTGCGAAGTTTCATTACTGCTTCTTTCGCACCGCGAGAGATACTTCCGTATGCGATCATACATACTTCGGCATCATCAAGCATGAATTCTTCGTAATCCGGCTCATCATCCAAACCGTCATTTTCAAGTGCAACCGTGTTGATTTTACCGACAAGGCGCTCGATGTTGAATTGGCATTGTGCCGCATCTTCCGTCGGGAAACCGGTCGGGCCGTGATGCAATCCCGTAAAGTGGAAACGGTACCCTTCAAACATCGGGTTCAAAACCGCAGGTGTGTTCATCGGAACATCGTACGGACGATAGTCTTCCGGTTTCCCGTCGAATCGTTTACGACTAACATTTTTTGCACGGATCTCTTCCAAATCAGGAAGAACCGCTTTACCGTGCATGTGACCGACTGTTTCATCCAAAAGGACGAAAACCGGAGTCATATACGTTTCTGCCAAGTTAAACGCACGTACTGTCTGCGTATAACACTCTTCAAGAGAACCGGCACACAAGGTAATTGATGCATAGTCACCGTGCGTCGGATATTGTGCTTGACCGATATCGGCTTGGGAAACACGAGTCGGAAGACCGGTTGAAGGACCTCCGCGCATAACGTTAACGATAACCAACGGAACTTCGGCGATAAAGCCGAGA contains:
- a CDS encoding 2-oxoglutarate ferredoxin oxidoreductase subunit beta — its product is MAFNYDQYLRVDKMPTLWCWGCGDGVILKAVIRAIEKMQWDMDKVCVVSGIGCSGRFSSYINCNTVHTTHGRTVAYATGIKLTRPDAHVIVVAGDGDGLAIGGNHTIHGCRRNIDLNFILINNFIYGLTNSQISPTTPQGMWCVSAQNGNIDPTFDACKLAIGAGASFVARETMLDPKKLEKVLVKGFSHKGFSFFDIMSNCHINLGRKNKMANAMENLAWIDSITTPLKKWEALSPEEQMNKFPTGVLREVEQAEYCDLYDMVIEAAQGKRAKITQDDFAKKI
- a CDS encoding 2-oxoglutarate synthase subunit alpha, yielding MAREVISTGNELSALGAFDAGCMFFGGYPITPSSEVMHEMSDLLPTVGGKFIQMEDEIAGISVALGASMAGTKSMTATSGPGISLKAEQIGLGFIAEVPLVIVNVMRGGPSTGLPTRVSQADIGQAQYPTHGDYASITLCAGSLEECYTQTVRAFNLAETYMTPVFVLLDETVGHMHGKAVLPDLEEIRAKNVSRKRFDGKPEDYRPYDVPMNTPAVLNPMFEGYRFHFTGLHHGPTGFPTEDAAQCQFNIERLVGKINTVALENDGLDDEPDYEEFMLDDAEVCMIAYGSISRGAKEAVMKLRNDGIKAGLFRPITIWPSPVKKLKEIGQKFDKIFVTELNMGQYLKEIERVTGRSDFGTLHKANGRPIAPLEMVAKVKEMF